Proteins from one Aureimonas sp. SA4125 genomic window:
- a CDS encoding magnesium chelatase subunit D, whose translation MTERADPLSEAPTAWGDALQAAAMLAVDPAGLGGIHVRARAGPVRDRFLREISAQFGSGIATRRIAAGTSEARLTGGLDIGATLAAGRKVVETGVLAAADGGLIVLAMAERLPSASAAVIAAALDERQVRIERDGLSARQPAGFALIALDEGVDEDEKLIPLIADRLGLSVDLGPVGWRESEPLTSGRPVAAARALLPAVTMDEAMVEALCGLATSFGRMSLRTSLHLCRAARAAAALAGRTEVAVEDATLAARLVLGLGAASAPPAASEDRASDQPEDPPPRADAAGPDDTAGEEPQRPESPDRREDDPASDEQEEPVMPTAEHLQQMLIAAVAAALPADLLAGQERSAGRSRGEAGKAGAERRGGARGRAFGIADKPPQGRARIDVLATLRQAAPWQRLRGREILVGAGAETGEPPRQLQVRAQDFRYIRRREKTGTTAIFAVDASGSTALERLAETKGAIELLLAQCYVRRDSVALVAFRGRQAETLLEPTRSLLRAKRSLSALPGGGGTPLPGGIIMSLRLALAATRRGQSVISVFLTDGRGNVALDGSTERARVDEDTGRAARQFRGAGIRALLIDTAQRPQARAVELARALGAEYLPLPRAGSGAMAREVGARMET comes from the coding sequence ATGACCGAACGAGCCGATCCGCTCTCGGAAGCGCCGACGGCCTGGGGTGACGCGTTGCAGGCCGCCGCCATGCTCGCCGTCGATCCCGCGGGCCTTGGCGGCATCCATGTCCGCGCCCGGGCAGGACCGGTGCGGGACCGTTTCCTGCGCGAGATCTCCGCGCAGTTCGGTTCCGGCATCGCGACGCGGCGCATCGCCGCCGGTACGTCCGAGGCGCGCCTGACCGGCGGTCTCGACATCGGCGCGACGCTCGCCGCCGGCCGCAAGGTGGTGGAGACGGGCGTTCTTGCCGCCGCCGACGGCGGCCTGATCGTCCTTGCCATGGCCGAACGGCTGCCGTCGGCCAGCGCGGCGGTGATCGCGGCAGCGCTCGACGAGCGCCAGGTGCGGATCGAGCGCGACGGGCTTTCCGCCCGCCAGCCGGCCGGCTTCGCGCTGATCGCGCTCGACGAGGGTGTCGACGAAGACGAAAAACTGATCCCGCTCATTGCCGACCGGCTCGGTCTCAGCGTCGATCTCGGACCTGTCGGATGGCGCGAAAGCGAGCCCTTGACGTCTGGCAGGCCGGTCGCGGCAGCCAGGGCGCTTCTTCCGGCGGTGACGATGGACGAGGCGATGGTCGAGGCGCTCTGCGGCCTTGCGACATCCTTCGGCCGGATGTCGCTCCGCACCAGCCTGCATCTCTGTCGCGCGGCCCGTGCCGCGGCAGCTTTGGCCGGGCGGACCGAGGTCGCCGTCGAGGATGCGACGCTCGCCGCACGTCTGGTGCTCGGACTCGGGGCCGCGTCCGCTCCGCCAGCGGCTTCGGAGGACCGAGCGTCGGACCAGCCGGAGGACCCGCCGCCGCGCGCCGATGCGGCAGGTCCCGACGATACGGCAGGTGAAGAACCCCAACGCCCCGAGTCTCCCGACAGGCGCGAAGACGATCCCGCGTCCGACGAGCAGGAAGAGCCTGTCATGCCGACGGCCGAGCACCTGCAGCAGATGCTGATCGCCGCCGTCGCTGCCGCCTTGCCAGCCGACCTGCTTGCCGGTCAGGAGCGGTCCGCCGGTCGAAGCCGCGGCGAGGCCGGCAAGGCGGGTGCGGAGCGGCGCGGCGGCGCGCGAGGCCGTGCCTTCGGCATCGCCGACAAGCCGCCGCAGGGCCGCGCCCGGATCGATGTCCTGGCGACGCTGCGCCAGGCCGCGCCCTGGCAGCGCCTCCGCGGCCGGGAGATTCTCGTCGGGGCCGGGGCCGAGACGGGGGAACCCCCGCGGCAGCTGCAGGTGCGCGCCCAGGACTTCCGCTACATTCGCCGGCGCGAAAAGACCGGAACGACCGCGATCTTCGCCGTCGACGCCTCGGGCTCGACGGCGCTCGAACGGCTGGCCGAGACGAAGGGCGCGATCGAGCTCCTGCTTGCGCAATGCTATGTCAGGCGCGACAGCGTGGCGCTCGTCGCCTTTCGCGGCCGGCAGGCGGAGACGCTGCTCGAGCCGACACGCTCGCTCCTGCGGGCCAAGCGAAGCCTGTCGGCGCTGCCGGGCGGCGGTGGCACGCCCTTGCCGGGCGGCATCATCATGTCGCTGCGCCTGGCGCTTGCCGCGACCCGCCGCGGGCAGAGCGTGATCTCCGTCTTCCTTACCGATGGCCGCGGCAATGTCGCCCTCGACGGCAGCACGGAGCGCGCGCGGGTCGATGAGGATACGGGCCGGGCCGCGCGGCAGTTCCGCGGTGCCGGCATCCGCGCGCTTCTCATCGACACGGCGCAGCGGCCGCAGGCGCGGGCAGTGGAACTTGCCCGCGCGCTCGGTGCCGAATATCTCCCGCTGCCGCGCGCGGGGTCGGGTGCCATGGCGCGCGAGGTCGGTGCGCGGATGGAGACCTGA
- a CDS encoding response regulator, whose protein sequence is MVEACRVHVVDDDASARLSLCAFLKAHGFEAVGHATAEAFLTDMTSETGLCVFVDLRMPGLGGLELQKLMQDSGRTLPVIILTAYGDIPQAVEAVKRGALDFIEKPGNETQLLAAISAAASLAAHRPPTAVPHRVVSQRLARLTGREKEVLDHLVLGMTSKHIADQLGISQRTVEIHRSRIREKMEARGLSDLIGMMR, encoded by the coding sequence ATGGTTGAGGCCTGCCGTGTCCATGTCGTCGACGACGACGCCTCCGCGCGCCTTTCTCTCTGCGCCTTTCTGAAGGCTCACGGTTTCGAGGCCGTGGGTCACGCGACCGCCGAGGCCTTCCTGACGGACATGACGTCCGAAACCGGTCTCTGCGTCTTCGTCGATCTGCGCATGCCGGGTCTCGGTGGCCTGGAGCTTCAGAAGCTGATGCAGGACAGCGGGCGAACGCTGCCGGTGATCATTCTCACAGCCTATGGCGACATCCCGCAGGCTGTCGAAGCGGTCAAGCGCGGCGCGCTGGACTTCATCGAGAAGCCCGGAAACGAGACGCAGCTTCTGGCCGCGATCAGTGCCGCCGCGTCCCTCGCGGCGCATCGGCCACCGACGGCCGTGCCCCATCGGGTGGTCTCGCAGCGGCTGGCGCGGCTGACAGGCCGTGAGAAGGAGGTGCTCGATCACCTCGTCCTCGGCATGACCAGCAAGCACATCGCCGATCAGCTGGGCATCAGCCAACGCACGGTCGAGATCCACCGCTCGCGCATTCGCGAAAAGATGGAGGCACGCGGCCTCTCCGACCTGATCGGCATGATGCGGTGA
- the dxs gene encoding 1-deoxy-D-xylulose-5-phosphate synthase, whose protein sequence is MKRTGGGILDRISSPADVKALSTREIGRLCDEVRQDLLSTVAVTGGHLGANLGVVELTVALHAVFDTPRDTLIFDVGHQCYPHKILTGRRERMRTLRQGGGLSGFTKRSESEFDPFGAAHASTSISAGLGFAVARDLKGEGGDVVCVIGDGALSAGMAYEAMNNAGHLGKRLIVILNDNEMSISPPVGAMSKHLMRLYTERKFQDFKALARGAVALLPPPLRQGAVRARGLVKDLVIGGSLFEDLGFSYVGPVDGHDVKQLLAVLRTVRERADGPVLIHVLTQKGKGYAPAEAAADKFHGVSRFDIVSGRQHKPAPKAPTFTAVFAGSLLRQAESDERIVAVTAAMASGTGLDTFQKRFPDRFFDVGIAEQHAVTFCAGLAAAGMRPFCALYSTFLQRGYDQIVHDVALQSLPVRFAIDRAGLVGEDGATHAGAFDIGFLANLPGFVVMAAADEAELVHMVATAAALDDRPSAFRYPRGEGSGVPLPELGVALTLGKGRVLRQGSKVALLSLGGRLGECLKAADELDARGLSTTVADARFAKPLDKALILQLARHHEVVVTIEEGAAGGFGAHVLHLLAAQGVLDQGLRIRTLCLPDRFIDHDTSTAMYASAGLDAAAIVATAIGALDLRQAPQEKPMRGLKAVVA, encoded by the coding sequence ATGAAGCGCACAGGCGGCGGCATCCTGGACAGGATCTCCTCTCCCGCGGACGTGAAGGCCCTGTCGACGCGCGAGATCGGGCGTCTCTGCGACGAGGTCCGCCAGGATCTCCTGTCGACGGTCGCCGTCACGGGCGGGCATCTCGGCGCCAATCTCGGCGTCGTCGAGCTGACGGTCGCGCTGCACGCGGTCTTCGACACGCCGCGCGACACGCTGATCTTCGACGTCGGGCATCAGTGCTACCCGCACAAGATCCTGACCGGCCGGCGCGAGCGCATGCGCACGCTGCGGCAGGGCGGCGGCCTCTCCGGTTTCACCAAGCGCTCCGAGAGCGAATTCGACCCCTTCGGCGCCGCGCATGCCTCGACCTCGATCTCCGCCGGACTCGGCTTTGCGGTGGCGCGCGACCTCAAGGGAGAAGGCGGCGACGTCGTCTGCGTGATCGGCGACGGCGCGCTGTCCGCCGGCATGGCCTATGAGGCGATGAACAATGCGGGCCATCTCGGCAAGCGCCTGATCGTCATCCTCAACGACAACGAGATGTCGATATCGCCCCCGGTCGGCGCGATGTCGAAGCACCTCATGCGACTCTACACCGAGCGAAAGTTCCAGGATTTCAAGGCGCTCGCCCGCGGTGCCGTGGCGCTCCTGCCGCCACCCCTGCGCCAGGGCGCGGTGCGTGCCCGCGGGCTGGTCAAGGATCTCGTCATCGGCGGCTCGCTGTTCGAGGACCTCGGCTTCTCCTATGTCGGGCCGGTCGACGGTCACGACGTCAAGCAACTGCTCGCGGTGCTGCGCACGGTGCGGGAGCGGGCCGACGGCCCGGTGCTGATCCATGTCCTGACGCAGAAGGGCAAGGGCTATGCGCCGGCCGAGGCGGCCGCCGACAAGTTCCACGGCGTCTCGCGCTTCGACATCGTTTCCGGCCGCCAGCACAAGCCGGCGCCGAAGGCCCCGACCTTTACCGCCGTGTTCGCCGGCAGCCTGCTGCGGCAGGCGGAAAGCGACGAGCGCATCGTCGCGGTGACCGCGGCGATGGCTTCGGGAACGGGGCTCGACACCTTCCAGAAGCGCTTTCCCGACCGGTTCTTCGATGTCGGCATCGCCGAGCAACATGCCGTCACCTTCTGCGCCGGCCTTGCCGCCGCCGGCATGCGGCCATTCTGCGCGCTCTATTCGACCTTCCTCCAGCGCGGCTATGACCAGATCGTCCACGACGTCGCCCTGCAGAGCCTGCCGGTGCGCTTTGCCATCGACCGGGCCGGTCTCGTCGGCGAGGATGGTGCGACCCATGCCGGCGCCTTCGACATCGGATTCCTCGCCAATCTTCCCGGCTTCGTGGTGATGGCGGCTGCCGACGAGGCCGAACTCGTCCACATGGTGGCGACCGCCGCCGCGCTCGACGATCGCCCGTCGGCCTTCCGCTATCCGCGCGGCGAGGGATCCGGCGTTCCTCTCCCCGAGCTGGGCGTTGCGCTGACGCTCGGCAAGGGCCGCGTACTTCGCCAGGGCAGCAAGGTGGCGCTGTTGTCGCTCGGCGGCCGGCTCGGCGAGTGCCTGAAAGCGGCAGACGAGCTCGACGCGCGTGGCCTGTCCACCACGGTGGCCGACGCGCGCTTCGCCAAGCCGCTCGACAAGGCGCTGATCCTGCAGCTCGCCCGCCATCACGAGGTCGTCGTCACCATCGAGGAAGGCGCGGCCGGCGGGTTCGGCGCGCACGTGCTGCATCTTCTGGCCGCGCAAGGCGTCCTCGATCAAGGACTGCGCATCCGCACCCTCTGCCTGCCCGACCGCTTCATCGACCATGACACGTCGACGGCGATGTATGCCTCGGCCGGGCTCGACGCCGCGGCCATCGTCGCAACGGCCATCGGTGCTCTCGACCTTCGGCAGGCACCGCAGGAAAAGCCGATGCGCGGGCTGAAGGCCGTGGTGGCATAG
- the bchI gene encoding magnesium chelatase ATPase subunit I: MGQAYPFSAIVGQEEMKRALLLAAIDPSIGGILVFGDRGTGKTTAVRGLAGLLPPMRVASDCRFNCEPGDTEHYCPRCRAETAVGRSSSHMAPVPVIDLPLGATEDRVAGALDLEKALVSGEKAFEPGLLASAHRGFLYIDEVNLLEDHLVDLLLDVAASGVNVIEREGLSIRHPARFVLVGSGNPEEGDLRPQLLDRFGLSVEVASPRDIASRVEVVKRRDAFDRDQRGFAEAWKRHDAALRRRIVKARQRLGEIIVPDAVLERAAGLCLSLGVDGLRGELTLMRAARAATALDGGAAVTLDALDAVAVSALRHRLRRDPLDETGSGARIERALGELQAA, encoded by the coding sequence ATGGGACAAGCCTATCCATTTTCGGCCATTGTCGGCCAGGAGGAAATGAAGCGCGCTCTGCTTCTGGCCGCGATCGATCCGTCGATCGGCGGCATCCTCGTCTTCGGCGACCGCGGCACGGGCAAGACCACGGCCGTCCGCGGCCTTGCCGGCCTGCTTCCGCCGATGCGGGTCGCGAGCGACTGTCGCTTCAACTGCGAGCCGGGCGACACGGAGCACTATTGCCCCCGCTGCCGCGCCGAAACCGCGGTCGGCCGATCCTCCTCGCATATGGCGCCGGTCCCCGTGATCGACCTGCCGCTCGGCGCGACCGAAGATCGCGTCGCCGGGGCGCTCGATCTGGAAAAGGCGCTCGTCTCGGGCGAAAAGGCCTTCGAGCCGGGGCTTCTGGCCAGCGCGCATCGCGGCTTTCTCTACATCGACGAGGTCAATCTTCTCGAGGACCACCTCGTCGATCTCTTGCTCGACGTCGCGGCTTCGGGCGTCAACGTGATCGAGCGCGAGGGGCTCAGCATCCGCCACCCCGCGCGCTTCGTCCTCGTCGGCAGCGGCAATCCGGAAGAGGGCGATCTGCGCCCGCAGCTGCTCGACCGGTTCGGTCTCTCGGTCGAGGTGGCATCGCCGCGCGACATCGCCTCGCGGGTCGAAGTGGTCAAGCGGCGTGACGCCTTCGACAGGGATCAGCGCGGTTTTGCGGAAGCCTGGAAGCGGCACGATGCGGCCCTGCGCCGACGGATCGTCAAGGCGCGCCAGCGCCTCGGCGAAATCATCGTGCCCGATGCCGTGCTGGAGCGCGCGGCCGGCCTCTGCCTGTCGCTCGGGGTCGACGGCCTGCGCGGTGAACTCACCCTCATGCGCGCGGCGCGGGCGGCAACGGCCCTCGACGGCGGTGCGGCCGTGACGCTGGATGCGCTTGATGCCGTCGCGGTGTCGGCGCTGCGGCATCGGCTGCGCCGAGATCCCCTCGACGAGACGGGATCGGGCGCGCGGATCGAACGCGCCCTCGGCGAGTTGCAGGCGGCATGA
- a CDS encoding cytochrome c family protein, protein MDRLVPCRTPTSRRACRLGRGGPAEGAIAPLLVRAPGAKCQIDFTFFMLTHRLFVVASGGGALNAPGSEGMKFLTKIVFLGGVLSLAASAASGAEGNVDAGKKVFGKCATCHGIGEKKGAIGPNLNGVVGRTAGTLEEYKTKYSKPLVAAGTGGLVWTEAELSAWLADPKKKVPGTKMVFPGLKKEQEIADVVAYVKSFSQ, encoded by the coding sequence ATGGATAGGCTTGTCCCATGCCGCACCCCCACGAGCCGCCGCGCGTGCCGGCTCGGCCGTGGCGGGCCGGCAGAAGGGGCGATCGCCCCCCTTCTGGTTCGCGCACCCGGCGCAAAGTGTCAAATAGATTTTACGTTTTTTATGTTGACACATCGGCTGTTCGTCGTAGCTTCAGGCGGCGGGGCGCTGAATGCCCCGGGGAGCGAAGGCATGAAATTCCTCACGAAAATCGTTTTTCTCGGCGGTGTCCTGAGCCTTGCGGCATCGGCCGCCAGCGGCGCAGAAGGCAATGTCGATGCCGGCAAGAAGGTGTTCGGCAAATGCGCCACCTGCCATGGCATCGGCGAAAAGAAGGGCGCTATCGGGCCAAACTTGAACGGTGTCGTCGGCCGGACGGCCGGCACTCTGGAAGAGTACAAGACCAAGTATTCCAAGCCGCTGGTCGCGGCCGGCACGGGAGGGCTGGTCTGGACGGAGGCGGAGCTCTCCGCCTGGCTCGCCGATCCGAAGAAGAAGGTCCCGGGGACGAAGATGGTTTTCCCCGGTCTCAAGAAGGAGCAGGAGATCGCCGATGTCGTCGCCTACGTGAAGTCGTTTTCGCAGTAG
- the crtD gene encoding 1-hydroxycarotenoid 3,4-desaturase CrtD, producing MPLASRHVVVVGAGVGGLVSALLLGAAGLRVTVVERGERAGGKLREIDVAGQGIDSGPTIFTMRWVFEAIFAAAGARLEDHVGLTRAGVLARHSFDDGSVFDLHADLEETVAAVERLAGPAEAKGYRAFCERTEEVFHTLNGSFMEHPAPSPLGLARSSGIGGLAALSRIQPFTPLSTVIARYFKDPRLRQLFGRYATYCGASPFHAPGPLMLIAHVERLGVWLVEGGMSRLAEALERLATERGVVFRYGTDAAELTLGQGRTTGVRLHSGEHLPADAVVFNGDPAALSAGLLGAPARTALPSWPKRDRSLSAVTFSLRARASGFPLSRHSVFFSRDYASEFEDILVRKRLPEDPTIYVCAQDRDASNGPPPDGPERLFLLVNAPATGDSNPLSQAEIASCERRVMERLARAGLTMTDGLTPPVVTTPTQFAAMFPGTGGALYGRASRGWASSFQRPNARTKIAGLYLAGGAVHPGPGIPMAALSGRHAAVSLMADLASTAPSRQAATSGGISMRSATTDATP from the coding sequence ATGCCCCTCGCCTCCCGTCACGTCGTCGTCGTCGGCGCGGGCGTCGGCGGGCTCGTCTCCGCCCTGCTGCTTGGGGCGGCTGGCCTGCGGGTGACGGTCGTGGAGCGCGGCGAACGCGCCGGTGGAAAGCTGCGCGAGATCGACGTCGCCGGCCAGGGCATCGATTCCGGCCCGACAATCTTCACCATGCGCTGGGTATTCGAGGCGATCTTCGCCGCGGCGGGCGCGAGGCTGGAGGATCATGTCGGCCTGACCAGGGCCGGCGTCCTCGCGCGTCATTCCTTCGATGACGGATCGGTCTTCGATCTCCACGCCGACCTCGAAGAGACCGTCGCGGCCGTCGAACGGCTCGCCGGACCGGCAGAGGCCAAGGGCTACCGGGCCTTCTGCGAGCGGACCGAGGAAGTGTTCCACACGCTGAACGGCAGCTTCATGGAGCATCCCGCGCCGAGCCCCCTCGGCCTTGCCCGCTCGTCGGGCATCGGCGGGCTTGCCGCCCTGTCGCGCATCCAGCCGTTTACGCCGCTGTCCACCGTCATCGCCCGCTACTTCAAGGACCCGCGGCTGCGCCAGCTGTTCGGGCGCTATGCCACCTATTGCGGCGCCTCGCCCTTCCACGCACCAGGGCCGCTGATGCTCATCGCCCATGTCGAACGCCTCGGCGTCTGGCTGGTCGAGGGCGGCATGTCGCGCCTTGCGGAGGCGCTGGAACGCCTGGCGACCGAGCGCGGCGTCGTCTTCCGCTATGGCACCGACGCGGCCGAACTGACCCTCGGCCAGGGACGGACGACCGGCGTAAGGCTGCACTCCGGCGAGCATCTTCCGGCCGATGCCGTCGTCTTCAACGGCGATCCGGCGGCCCTCTCCGCCGGCCTTCTCGGCGCCCCGGCCAGGACGGCCCTGCCCTCCTGGCCGAAGCGCGACCGGTCGCTGTCGGCCGTGACCTTTTCGCTTCGGGCGCGCGCATCCGGATTTCCGCTGTCGCGCCATTCCGTCTTCTTCTCCCGCGATTATGCCAGCGAGTTCGAGGACATCCTCGTGCGCAAGCGCCTGCCCGAGGATCCGACCATCTACGTCTGCGCGCAGGACCGCGACGCGTCCAACGGCCCGCCGCCCGACGGGCCCGAGCGGCTGTTCCTCCTCGTCAATGCGCCAGCCACCGGCGACAGCAATCCCTTGAGCCAAGCGGAGATCGCATCATGCGAGAGACGGGTGATGGAACGGCTGGCGCGCGCCGGCCTGACGATGACGGATGGGCTGACGCCGCCGGTGGTGACGACACCGACGCAATTCGCGGCGATGTTTCCAGGGACGGGGGGCGCGCTCTACGGCCGGGCGTCGCGCGGCTGGGCCTCGTCCTTCCAGCGCCCAAACGCGCGGACGAAGATCGCCGGCCTCTATCTCGCGGGCGGTGCCGTCCATCCGGGCCCTGGCATCCCGATGGCGGCACTCTCGGGACGCCACGCAGCCGTTTCGCTGATGGCGGACCTGGCTTCGACCGCACCGTCCCGGCAGGCGGCTACGTCTGGTGGTATCTCGATGCGATCAGCGACGACGGACGCAACGCCCTGA
- a CDS encoding hydratase → MPIPRRLRGRITVEPGPIFSESFGLDEARRHLWRPIAPCGRAEVAFDRPALGWQGSAYIDMNAGAEPLEAGFHRWGWAREDGAGTTRIRYDVVARSGERRRLALEYGADGSARPIEPAPLHRLPSTGWRVGREAGAEGGTPPRVLRTLEDTPFYSRSMLGCAGDGGERRAIHETVDLDRFATRWVQTLLPFRMPRWTRGATPLLGSP, encoded by the coding sequence GTGCCGATCCCGCGCCGCCTTCGCGGACGCATCACGGTCGAGCCCGGCCCGATCTTTTCGGAGTCGTTCGGCCTCGACGAGGCCCGCCGCCATCTCTGGCGCCCGATCGCGCCCTGCGGCCGGGCCGAGGTCGCCTTCGACCGTCCGGCGCTGGGCTGGCAAGGTTCCGCCTACATCGACATGAATGCCGGGGCCGAACCGCTGGAGGCGGGGTTTCATCGCTGGGGCTGGGCGCGGGAAGACGGCGCCGGGACGACCCGGATCCGCTACGACGTTGTCGCCCGTAGCGGCGAGCGTCGGCGCCTTGCCCTCGAATACGGTGCCGACGGCAGTGCGCGCCCGATCGAGCCGGCGCCGCTCCACAGGCTGCCGAGCACCGGCTGGCGCGTCGGGCGCGAGGCGGGAGCGGAGGGCGGCACGCCGCCGCGCGTCCTGCGCACGCTGGAGGACACGCCCTTCTACAGCCGCTCGATGCTCGGCTGCGCCGGGGATGGCGGCGAGCGCCGGGCGATCCACGAAACCGTCGATCTCGACCGCTTCGCCACGCGCTGGGTGCAGACGCTCCTGCCCTTCAGGATGCCGCGGTGGACGCGCGGCGCGACGCCGCTGCTGGGCAGCCCGTGA
- the bchO gene encoding alpha/beta fold hydrolase BchO translates to MLGEPQVPVWAHDGRDWPNRAHSRFLPSGGLTWHVQEMGQGPALLLLHGTGAATHSFRDLAPLLAREFHVLLLDLPGHGFTQRPSRDGLSLDGMARLVGGVLARMGFAPRLAIGHSAGAAILATMALQARIRPDAIIALNGALRPIPGAALFSPLAKLLFLNPLAPRFFAHRARSRSATAKLLADTGSIIDSRGIDLYARLFSRPGHVAGTLGMMAQWDLAGLERRLARLDRPLVLVTADGDRAVPPGDAELIAARTPAARVVALGHGGHLVHEEQPAAIAALVLRLAGEFGIRTDVAASGADTRSLATSASA, encoded by the coding sequence ATGCTCGGCGAACCGCAAGTTCCCGTCTGGGCCCATGACGGCCGCGACTGGCCGAACCGCGCGCACAGCCGGTTCCTGCCGTCGGGCGGGCTCACCTGGCACGTGCAGGAAATGGGGCAGGGGCCGGCGCTGCTCCTCCTTCACGGCACCGGCGCGGCGACGCATTCCTTCCGGGATCTGGCACCGCTCCTGGCGCGGGAATTCCACGTGCTCCTGCTCGACCTTCCCGGTCACGGGTTCACGCAGCGGCCATCGCGCGATGGCCTGTCTCTGGACGGAATGGCGCGTCTCGTCGGCGGCGTGCTCGCCCGCATGGGCTTTGCGCCGCGCCTTGCCATCGGCCATTCGGCCGGGGCGGCGATCCTCGCCACCATGGCGCTGCAGGCGAGGATCCGGCCCGATGCCATCATCGCCCTCAACGGCGCGCTCCGCCCCATTCCCGGCGCGGCGCTGTTCTCGCCGCTGGCCAAGCTCCTGTTCCTGAACCCGCTGGCGCCGCGTTTCTTCGCCCACCGCGCCAGATCGCGCAGCGCGACGGCAAAGCTTCTCGCCGACACCGGTTCGATCATCGACTCCCGCGGCATCGACCTCTACGCCCGCCTGTTTTCCCGTCCCGGCCATGTGGCGGGAACGCTCGGCATGATGGCGCAATGGGATCTTGCCGGGCTCGAACGCCGGCTGGCGCGACTCGACCGGCCGCTTGTCCTCGTCACGGCAGACGGCGACAGGGCGGTGCCGCCCGGCGATGCCGAGTTGATCGCGGCCCGCACGCCTGCCGCCCGTGTCGTGGCGCTCGGCCATGGCGGGCACCTCGTGCATGAGGAGCAGCCGGCGGCCATCGCCGCGCTGGTGCTTCGGCTGGCCGGCGAATTCGGGATCCGTACGGACGTCGCGGCGTCCGGGGCCGATACCCGGTCGCTGGCAACCTCGGCATCGGCCTGA